One window of the Halanaerobium saccharolyticum subsp. saccharolyticum DSM 6643 genome contains the following:
- a CDS encoding aminoglycoside phosphotransferase family protein, with protein sequence MSFKDDLSKKLKAYISERDFMQATGISRRAKLEFLAQGEYNINYLINDGEEKYVLRVNLGSQMHLDDQIGYEFSALQTLAPSGVTPRPFYLDNSKEKINYGLLVMEYLPGRHLEYRKDLKDAAKVFAKIHKLDSSKAERLIKEEKPLTAIWNECETLLNKYLNSEIAVPEIKKFLIKMKSDLEQKKEKEAELMDLFPTAIVNTEVNSNNFIINDKYNLAYLVDWEKPLITTPLQDLSHFMVPTTTLWKTNFIFNQGEEEEFLHHYLKERGMDSKYHEVKSALKIFNQFSAMRGISWSAMAWVEYQSNDREIKNQDTFETMDSYLKIDFLEMLFPDLN encoded by the coding sequence ATGTCTTTTAAAGATGATTTATCAAAAAAATTAAAAGCATATATCAGCGAACGAGATTTTATGCAGGCAACAGGTATCAGTAGAAGAGCCAAATTAGAGTTTTTGGCTCAAGGAGAATATAATATAAATTATTTGATTAATGATGGGGAAGAAAAATATGTATTGCGAGTAAATTTAGGCAGTCAGATGCATCTTGATGACCAGATTGGTTATGAGTTTTCTGCACTGCAGACATTGGCTCCATCTGGAGTAACTCCAAGACCATTTTATCTTGATAATTCAAAAGAAAAAATTAATTATGGATTATTAGTGATGGAATATTTACCGGGACGACATCTCGAATATCGAAAAGATTTAAAAGATGCAGCTAAAGTCTTTGCTAAAATACATAAATTAGATAGTTCTAAGGCCGAAAGATTAATTAAAGAAGAAAAACCTTTGACTGCAATCTGGAATGAATGTGAAACACTTCTCAATAAATATTTAAATTCAGAAATAGCTGTACCTGAGATAAAAAAGTTTTTAATTAAAATGAAATCTGATCTGGAGCAGAAAAAAGAAAAAGAAGCAGAATTGATGGATCTTTTTCCAACAGCTATAGTAAACACTGAGGTAAATTCAAATAATTTTATTATCAATGACAAGTATAATCTTGCTTATTTAGTAGATTGGGAAAAACCTTTAATAACTACTCCACTACAGGACTTGAGTCATTTTATGGTGCCAACGACAACCCTTTGGAAAACAAATTTCATTTTCAATCAAGGAGAAGAGGAAGAATTTTTGCATCATTATTTAAAAGAAAGAGGAATGGACTCCAAGTATCATGAAGTAAAGTCTGCTTTAAAAATTTTCAATCAATTCTCGGCAATGCGCGGTATTTCTTGGTCAGCAATGGCCTGGGTAGAATATCAGAGTAATGATCGTGAAATAAAAAATCAGGATACTTTTGAAACAATGGATAGTTATTTAAAGATCGATTTTTTGGAAATGCTTTTTCCAGACCTAAATTAA
- a CDS encoding YdcF family protein produces MLSVEKVIASFIMPPGLFVILILVLSIYLLKKSKSALIKITAIVSLLLIFFLSTAFGVKVLLHPLENYAEEISVNALEKHPIVVLGGGLNYYSKNEAKPSLHSMQRLIKGYQLHRKLKTNLIYSGGIAIGQEKISEADAAEEFLSSLGMDKKFYISESQAQTTFENAAYLKKWIEENEIEKVYLVTSAYHILRSAAVFKAQNIDFLAVHSGFIYDHQFSWLDYLPNRGALKANLSALHEWIGLAWYYIRGRI; encoded by the coding sequence ATGCTAAGTGTAGAAAAAGTAATAGCTTCTTTTATTATGCCGCCTGGACTTTTTGTTATCTTGATACTGGTGTTATCTATTTATTTATTAAAAAAATCAAAATCAGCTTTGATTAAGATTACAGCAATAGTTTCTCTGCTGCTTATTTTCTTTCTTTCTACTGCATTTGGTGTAAAAGTTTTGCTTCATCCACTAGAAAATTATGCTGAGGAAATTTCAGTTAATGCTTTGGAAAAACATCCAATTGTTGTACTTGGTGGTGGTTTAAATTATTATTCAAAAAATGAAGCTAAGCCCTCCCTGCATAGTATGCAGAGATTAATTAAAGGTTATCAATTGCATCGGAAATTGAAAACTAATTTGATTTATTCGGGTGGAATTGCAATTGGTCAAGAAAAAATTTCAGAGGCTGATGCAGCTGAAGAATTTTTATCGTCTCTAGGTATGGATAAAAAATTTTATATCAGTGAGAGTCAGGCTCAGACAACATTTGAAAATGCTGCTTATTTAAAAAAATGGATTGAAGAAAATGAAATAGAAAAAGTTTATTTAGTTACTTCTGCTTATCATATTTTGCGTTCTGCTGCAGTTTTTAAGGCTCAAAACATTGATTTTTTAGCAGTACATTCTGGATTTATTTATGATCATCAGTTCAGCTGGCTTGACTATCTACCAAATCGTGGTGCTTTAAAAGCTAATCTTTCTGCTTTACATGAATGGATAGGTTTAGCTTGGTACTATATTAGAGGGAGAATCTAA
- a CDS encoding PHP domain-containing protein has protein sequence MTKKISNKRKKIDLHMHTTASDGASTPKELIEKCVDLGLETIAVTDHDNVTNVEKVKKLGEENGLKVISGIEISTYRGEAEYHILGYFVDIENAALLGLTEAILDSRVERTHKMIEKLTEMGYPLDFADVKKYATGVSLGRPHIARAMIEKGYIEEIGDAFTEEFIAGGGKAYVEKKNVLPAEAIEVILKAGGIPVIAHPYIINHGKSLGKKEISRLKDVGLKGVEVYQTKHNKKITKKYKKIAEELELLITGGSDYHGENSPGILPGDTGMNQEEFDQLESYAHSML, from the coding sequence ATGACTAAGAAGATATCTAATAAAAGAAAAAAAATTGATCTACATATGCACACAACTGCTTCAGATGGTGCTTCAACTCCAAAAGAACTTATAGAAAAATGTGTAGACTTAGGTCTAGAGACAATTGCTGTTACTGATCATGATAACGTAACTAATGTTGAAAAAGTAAAGAAGCTTGGGGAAGAAAATGGTTTAAAAGTTATTTCTGGGATAGAAATATCTACTTATAGAGGTGAAGCAGAATATCATATTTTAGGTTATTTTGTTGATATAGAAAATGCTGCTCTGCTGGGATTGACAGAGGCAATTTTAGACTCTAGAGTAGAAAGAACTCATAAAATGATAGAAAAACTAACTGAAATGGGATATCCACTAGATTTTGCAGATGTAAAAAAATATGCAACTGGGGTTAGTTTAGGACGCCCTCATATTGCTAGAGCAATGATTGAAAAAGGATATATTGAAGAGATCGGGGATGCATTTACTGAGGAATTTATTGCTGGTGGAGGTAAAGCTTATGTTGAAAAAAAGAATGTACTTCCTGCAGAAGCAATAGAAGTAATTTTAAAAGCTGGTGGTATACCTGTGATTGCTCACCCTTATATAATTAACCATGGTAAGTCTCTTGGTAAAAAAGAAATCTCACGTTTAAAAGATGTGGGGCTTAAAGGTGTTGAAGTATACCAGACAAAGCATAATAAAAAAATAACAAAAAAATATAAAAAAATTGCAGAAGAACTGGAGCTTTTAATTACTGGAGGTTCTGATTATCATGGTGAAAATTCGCCTGGAATTTTACCTGGTGATACTGGTATGAATCAAGAAGAATTTGATCAACTGGAAAGTTATGCCCATTCTATGCTATAA
- a CDS encoding isocitrate/isopropylmalate dehydrogenase family protein, which translates to MHKVTMIAGDGIGPEISEAVAEIIEAAGVEIRWDKVEAGAGVMDKYGTPLPEKVFDSIRENKVALKGPITTPVGSGFRSVNVAIRKELDLYANVRPLKVHAKEFAKDENLDMVVFRENTEGLYVGIEHYVGDQAAESIKIITRKASRKITERAFEYAVREGREKVTAVHKANILKYSDGLFLEEARKVAEKYKKTNPEIEFDDKIVDNMCMQMVQYPEEYDVLVTTNLYGDIISDLGAGLIGGLGLAPGMNLGDDIAVFEAVHGSAPDIAGQNKANPVALLFSAILMLRHLGETEAADRIEKAVSLVLNKGKVLTGDLGGTSTTDEITEAIISAL; encoded by the coding sequence ATGCATAAAGTAACAATGATTGCTGGAGATGGAATTGGACCAGAAATTTCGGAAGCTGTAGCAGAGATTATAGAAGCTGCAGGTGTAGAAATTAGATGGGATAAGGTAGAGGCGGGAGCTGGAGTAATGGACAAATATGGTACTCCCCTTCCAGAAAAAGTTTTTGACTCAATTAGAGAAAACAAGGTAGCTTTAAAAGGACCGATTACAACACCAGTAGGTAGTGGTTTTAGAAGTGTTAATGTTGCAATTCGTAAAGAATTAGATCTTTACGCTAATGTTAGACCATTAAAGGTACATGCCAAAGAATTTGCCAAAGATGAAAACTTGGATATGGTAGTTTTTAGAGAAAATACTGAGGGGCTTTATGTAGGAATTGAACATTATGTTGGTGATCAAGCAGCTGAAAGCATCAAAATCATCACAAGAAAGGCATCACGCAAGATAACCGAAAGAGCTTTTGAATATGCGGTTCGCGAAGGAAGAGAGAAAGTTACAGCTGTACATAAAGCAAATATTTTAAAATACAGTGATGGGCTCTTTTTAGAAGAGGCACGTAAGGTTGCTGAAAAATATAAAAAGACAAATCCGGAAATAGAATTTGATGATAAAATTGTTGATAATATGTGTATGCAGATGGTGCAATATCCAGAAGAGTACGATGTTTTAGTTACAACTAATTTATATGGAGACATTATTTCTGATTTAGGTGCTGGTTTAATTGGCGGGCTGGGGCTTGCTCCTGGAATGAATTTAGGCGATGATATTGCAGTTTTTGAAGCAGTTCATGGTAGTGCTCCAGACATTGCAGGTCAAAATAAAGCAAATCCGGTTGCTCTGTTATTTTCTGCAATTTTAATGCTTAGACATTTAGGAGAAACTGAAGCAGCTGATAGAATAGAAAAGGCAGTTTCTTTAGTTTTAAATAAAGGAAAAGTTTTAACTGGAGATTTGGGAGGCACTTCTACAACTGATGAAATTACAGAAGCTATTATTTCTGCACTATAA
- a CDS encoding aconitase family protein, with protein MEAKMEKLLDCLNNYKKKALARKNAYGLAPRPLEAEEVESLFAGLKIEGLENEYFELFEEERLDQLILRLIAKEVKRGTFPASHAKAEGLTELIKEAKIREVENPYLSSSQALDLLAKMKGGAATSRLIDLFAKEIFRDQITEILKDTVLVTKADFEQLKKLAAENTHFKKKIDELMLSWAYRDFAADWELQDQYQGLSLRVGDNITTGHLSPSKNANSRTDQPRHAQFVMDGRDDEDDLWGRLNKLKAQTDKDKSVFFTAGKALGEGSSRKSATYTMQQLLGKSVDAEPEKKKGGVVIAKSFAPIFKESLVASGILALEADTAEIKEGDNIEIDLKAEKLVVNNELQLEIELPIAYKMKKIAAGGMTYFDAGNELQKMALDYCEENGIETADIKTPAEQNVVQEDSKPAQTLAQKIVAYNRLDGKDTILPGETAQVKMRGAFSQDTTGPMTMDEYQSMAGEDFGAEFVVQSLCHTGECPSSKERDTHKFLNEFVTERGGVCLQTGEGIIHTIGNRFVLPTDVIVGGDSHTRTPRGVSFPAASDIVAGVMKYGKQDLTMDESVKVKFTGRPPAGITARDLVSALVVYADKTVGKDIYNGRIIEMEGLDFLSSDERYIMTNAVAERSASAGVVPSDEITIEAIKENLEYLKSRPDANSSPSVKNTIKAIENYLKEPVLFEADEDAEYAAEIEIPLAEIVEPLVAKPHHPDNVAALSEVEGEKIDEVYIGSCVGGDLKSIQEAAAVIAGHKIPQNVNVVVGPASRDIYEELIVDGTMERLTRAGVTVIMPGCGLCMGNKRRIGSGATAFTTTTRNYQSRIGPSDSRTYLGSAQVAGCTAVLGHIPSKEEYFNLYK; from the coding sequence ATGGAAGCTAAAATGGAAAAATTATTAGATTGTTTAAATAACTATAAGAAAAAAGCATTAGCAAGAAAAAATGCTTATGGACTTGCCCCAAGACCACTTGAGGCAGAAGAAGTTGAATCTCTTTTTGCAGGTTTAAAAATTGAAGGTTTGGAAAATGAATATTTTGAACTATTTGAAGAAGAAAGATTAGATCAATTAATTTTAAGATTAATTGCAAAGGAAGTAAAAAGAGGAACATTTCCGGCTTCTCATGCTAAAGCTGAGGGACTTACAGAGTTAATTAAAGAAGCTAAAATAAGAGAGGTAGAAAATCCTTATTTAAGTTCAAGCCAGGCGCTGGATTTACTAGCTAAAATGAAGGGCGGAGCAGCTACCTCACGTTTAATTGATTTATTTGCTAAAGAAATTTTTAGAGACCAAATAACTGAAATTTTAAAAGATACTGTACTGGTAACTAAGGCTGATTTTGAGCAGCTTAAAAAACTGGCTGCAGAAAATACTCATTTCAAAAAGAAAATTGATGAGCTGATGCTGAGCTGGGCTTATCGAGATTTTGCGGCAGACTGGGAGCTTCAGGATCAATATCAGGGTTTGTCTTTAAGAGTTGGCGATAATATTACAACAGGACACTTAAGCCCATCTAAAAATGCTAACAGTAGAACAGACCAACCTCGTCATGCTCAATTTGTAATGGATGGTCGGGATGATGAGGATGATCTCTGGGGACGACTTAATAAATTAAAGGCTCAAACCGATAAAGATAAGAGTGTATTTTTTACAGCTGGCAAGGCTCTGGGAGAAGGTTCATCTCGTAAGTCAGCTACTTATACAATGCAGCAGCTTTTAGGAAAATCTGTAGATGCTGAGCCAGAAAAGAAAAAAGGTGGAGTTGTAATAGCAAAAAGTTTTGCGCCTATTTTTAAAGAATCACTGGTTGCCTCAGGGATATTAGCTCTAGAAGCTGATACTGCTGAGATTAAAGAAGGAGATAATATTGAAATTGATCTAAAAGCTGAAAAATTGGTTGTTAATAATGAATTGCAACTTGAAATAGAACTACCTATTGCTTATAAAATGAAAAAAATTGCAGCAGGCGGAATGACCTATTTTGATGCCGGTAATGAGCTTCAAAAAATGGCTTTAGATTACTGTGAAGAAAATGGAATTGAGACTGCTGATATTAAAACACCAGCTGAGCAGAACGTGGTCCAAGAAGATTCTAAACCAGCTCAAACATTAGCTCAAAAAATAGTAGCCTATAATCGTCTCGATGGAAAAGATACAATTTTACCAGGTGAAACAGCTCAGGTTAAAATGAGAGGAGCTTTTTCTCAGGATACAACAGGTCCAATGACTATGGATGAATATCAATCAATGGCTGGAGAAGATTTTGGAGCAGAATTTGTAGTACAATCTTTATGTCATACAGGTGAATGCCCTTCCAGTAAAGAAAGAGATACTCATAAGTTTTTAAATGAATTTGTTACCGAGCGTGGTGGAGTTTGTTTGCAGACTGGAGAAGGTATTATCCATACTATTGGTAATCGATTTGTACTGCCGACCGATGTAATTGTTGGTGGAGATTCACATACTAGAACTCCACGAGGAGTTTCTTTTCCAGCGGCTTCAGATATTGTAGCAGGAGTTATGAAATATGGTAAACAAGATCTGACTATGGACGAATCAGTTAAAGTTAAATTTACAGGTCGCCCACCAGCAGGAATTACTGCGCGAGATCTGGTTTCTGCTTTAGTAGTTTATGCAGATAAAACTGTGGGTAAGGATATTTATAATGGTAGAATTATTGAAATGGAGGGCTTAGATTTTCTAAGTTCAGATGAGCGCTACATTATGACAAATGCTGTTGCAGAGAGAAGTGCTTCAGCAGGTGTAGTTCCATCTGATGAGATTACTATTGAGGCTATTAAAGAAAATCTAGAGTATTTAAAATCAAGGCCTGATGCTAATTCATCTCCATCTGTTAAAAACACAATTAAAGCAATTGAGAATTATCTTAAAGAGCCAGTGCTTTTTGAGGCAGATGAAGATGCTGAATATGCAGCAGAAATCGAAATTCCTTTAGCAGAAATTGTAGAACCTTTAGTTGCTAAACCGCATCATCCTGATAATGTAGCTGCCTTAAGTGAGGTTGAAGGTGAAAAAATTGATGAAGTTTATATCGGCAGCTGTGTTGGTGGAGATTTAAAAAGTATTCAGGAGGCAGCAGCAGTAATTGCTGGGCACAAGATACCTCAAAATGTTAATGTTGTTGTTGGACCAGCTTCTCGTGATATTTATGAAGAGTTGATTGTTGATGGTACAATGGAAAGATTAACCAGAGCCGGGGTAACTGTAATTATGCCTGGTTGTGGATTATGTATGGGTAATAAAAGAAGAATTGGGTCTGGTGCTACAGCATTTACCACTACAACTCGAAACTATCAGTCTCGGATTGGACCTTCTGATTCTAGAACTTATCTTGGTAGTGCCCAAGTAGCAGGTTGTACAGCTGTTTTAGGACACATCCCTTCTAAAGAAGAATATTTTAATCTTTATAAATAG
- a CDS encoding ABC transporter permease, translating into MKIKSKQIKALILPLFILICWYLGSESGFFNSYILPSPVKILKTFLDLLKNGMLIKHLLVSFYRVFLGFTITFIAAFLLALLIALNDWLTDYIKPTLEFIRHIPPIALIPILILWLGIGEKPKITVIILATFFPVFLNTLSGISNCDSKLKEVGDIFGLSKWEKFYRIILPQALPSIIVGMQIALGYSWRSLIGAELIAASSGIGYMIIDAEQLSRPDIIIVGVITIGIFGYLIDYFFFKFTQKLIHQGGKEDEINYSNQKFN; encoded by the coding sequence GTGAAAATAAAAAGTAAACAGATAAAAGCTTTAATTTTACCATTATTTATTTTAATATGCTGGTATTTAGGTAGTGAATCTGGTTTTTTTAACTCCTATATATTACCTTCACCAGTAAAGATATTAAAAACTTTTTTAGATTTACTTAAAAATGGAATGTTAATTAAACATTTATTAGTTAGTTTCTATAGAGTGTTCTTAGGTTTTACAATAACTTTTATTGCAGCTTTTTTGTTAGCTCTTTTAATTGCATTAAATGATTGGTTAACAGATTATATCAAACCCACTTTAGAATTCATTCGCCATATTCCTCCTATTGCTTTAATTCCAATTTTAATATTATGGTTAGGAATTGGAGAAAAACCTAAAATAACAGTTATAATTCTTGCTACTTTTTTTCCTGTCTTTTTAAATACTCTCAGCGGTATCAGTAATTGTGACTCAAAGTTAAAAGAAGTTGGAGATATTTTTGGACTAAGCAAATGGGAGAAATTTTATAGAATTATTTTACCCCAAGCACTGCCTTCAATTATTGTAGGAATGCAGATAGCGCTGGGATATAGTTGGCGCTCATTAATTGGGGCAGAGTTAATAGCTGCATCTTCTGGAATCGGATATATGATAATTGATGCTGAACAATTGTCTCGACCTGATATTATTATAGTTGGAGTAATTACAATTGGGATTTTTGGTTATTTAATTGATTATTTCTTTTTCAAATTTACTCAAAAATTAATTCATCAAGGGGGAAAAGAGGATGAGATCAATTATTCAAATCAAAAATTTAACTAA
- a CDS encoding ABC transporter ATP-binding protein: MRSIIQIKNLTKKYKIDGRAFKALNDINLKINEGSFTTIVGKSGCGKSTLLRIIAGLEEAAEGKIIGKKKVKSSLVFQEARLMPWLTVEENILFPLKKRDKKSESVKKVNEHLNLLGLNEFKDAYPNQISGGMAQRTALGRALVYDSDLILMDEPLGSLDAFNRYKLQQELQHIFSKNNKTVIFVTHDIDEAIFLGDRVLVMEAGSITKEFNLEQEPSISIKKAKQLELKEKILAEIKA; this comes from the coding sequence ATGAGATCAATTATTCAAATCAAAAATTTAACTAAAAAATATAAGATAGATGGTCGAGCTTTTAAAGCGCTAAATGACATTAACTTAAAAATTAATGAAGGGAGTTTCACAACTATAGTTGGTAAAAGTGGTTGTGGAAAAAGCACTTTATTGCGAATTATTGCCGGTCTGGAAGAGGCAGCAGAAGGTAAAATTATAGGAAAAAAGAAGGTGAAAAGTTCACTAGTTTTTCAGGAAGCAAGATTAATGCCCTGGCTGACAGTTGAAGAAAATATTTTATTCCCTTTAAAAAAAAGAGATAAAAAATCTGAATCAGTTAAAAAAGTTAATGAACATCTAAATTTGTTGGGGTTAAATGAGTTTAAAGATGCTTATCCAAATCAAATATCAGGGGGAATGGCTCAAAGAACTGCTTTAGGAAGGGCTTTAGTCTATGATTCTGATCTTATTTTAATGGATGAGCCTCTGGGATCTCTTGATGCATTTAATAGGTATAAGCTGCAGCAAGAATTACAGCATATATTTTCTAAAAATAATAAAACTGTTATTTTTGTTACTCATGATATTGACGAAGCAATTTTTTTAGGTGATAGAGTTCTAGTTATGGAGGCAGGTTCTATTACTAAAGAGTTTAATTTAGAGCAGGAGCCTAGTATTTCTATAAAAAAAGCCAAACAGCTTGAATTAAA